In Balearica regulorum gibbericeps isolate bBalReg1 chromosome 32, bBalReg1.pri, whole genome shotgun sequence, a single genomic region encodes these proteins:
- the LOC142598925 gene encoding butyrophilin subfamily 3 member A2-like isoform X1 has translation MHKTISPFWERKQLRTQMWLPASPGSLLSYLVTLHVLWLGSADFSVVGPEHPLNVTVGQDVVLPCHSSPSVDARSLDIRWIRHPFSETVHHYRNGEDLYGEQMEEYVGRTELVRDGLSHGRLDLRISELRPSDDGQYVCTVRDGASYGEATVDVEVSATGSVPQLSLEAYEDGGIRVVCRSAGWYPQPEVLWKDPEGQHLPSVSQRYSSDDRGLFDIEDVIVVTDGNRDGNWSCVVRNSRLNQEQETSLHISAPFFYNAHPWMVGVGAFLVLSFVFLGLGAYLWRRKVLQSRELE, from the exons ATGCACAAGACAATCAGCCCTttttgggaaaggaaacag ctccGGACACAGATGTGGCTCCCCGCGAGCCCCGGGAGCCTCCTGAGTTATTTGGTGACTCTCCACGTCCTGTGGCTGGGATCAG CTGACTTCAGTGTGGTGGGACCAGAGCACCCTCTCAATGTCACCGTGGGACAGGATGTCGTGCTGCCATGTCACTCGTCCCCCAGCGTGGATGCTCGGAGCTTGGACATCAGGTGGATCCGGCATCCATTCTCTGAAACGGTGCACCACTACCGAAACGGAGAGGACCTGTATGGGGAGCAGATGGAGGAATATGTTGGGAGGACAGAGTTGGTCAGAGATGGTCTCTCCCACGGACGCCTGGACTTGCGAATCTCTGAGTTGAGACCCTCTGATGATGGTCAGTACGTCTGCACTGTGAGAGATGGTGCCTCTTATGGAGAAGCTACGGTGGATGTGGAGGTGTCAG CCACAGGCTCGGTCCCTCAGCTCTCCCTGGAGGCTTACGAGGACGGAGGCATCCGGGTGGTGTGTCGATCGGCCGGCTGGTACCCACAACCGGAGGTGCTGTGGAAAGATCCTGAGGGACAGCATCTGCCCTCAGTGTCCCAGAGATACTCCTCTGATGACAGGGGCTTGTTTGACATTGAAGATGTCATCGTTGTGACTGATGGGAACAGAGATGGGAACTGGTCCTGCGTGGTCAGGAACAGCCGCCTTAACCAGGAGCAGGAGACATCCCTGCACATCTCAG CTCCCTTTTTCTACAATGCTCATCCCTGGATGGTTGGTGTGGGTGCATTCCTCGTGCTTTCATTTGTGTTCCTTGGCCTCGGTGCTtatctgtggagaaggaaag tgctgcagtccCGAGAGCTGG AGTAA
- the LOC142598925 gene encoding butyrophilin subfamily 3 member A2-like isoform X2 — protein sequence MWLPASPGSLLSYLVTLHVLWLGSADFSVVGPEHPLNVTVGQDVVLPCHSSPSVDARSLDIRWIRHPFSETVHHYRNGEDLYGEQMEEYVGRTELVRDGLSHGRLDLRISELRPSDDGQYVCTVRDGASYGEATVDVEVSATGSVPQLSLEAYEDGGIRVVCRSAGWYPQPEVLWKDPEGQHLPSVSQRYSSDDRGLFDIEDVIVVTDGNRDGNWSCVVRNSRLNQEQETSLHISAPFFYNAHPWMVGVGAFLVLSFVFLGLGAYLWRRKVLQSRELE from the exons ATGTGGCTCCCCGCGAGCCCCGGGAGCCTCCTGAGTTATTTGGTGACTCTCCACGTCCTGTGGCTGGGATCAG CTGACTTCAGTGTGGTGGGACCAGAGCACCCTCTCAATGTCACCGTGGGACAGGATGTCGTGCTGCCATGTCACTCGTCCCCCAGCGTGGATGCTCGGAGCTTGGACATCAGGTGGATCCGGCATCCATTCTCTGAAACGGTGCACCACTACCGAAACGGAGAGGACCTGTATGGGGAGCAGATGGAGGAATATGTTGGGAGGACAGAGTTGGTCAGAGATGGTCTCTCCCACGGACGCCTGGACTTGCGAATCTCTGAGTTGAGACCCTCTGATGATGGTCAGTACGTCTGCACTGTGAGAGATGGTGCCTCTTATGGAGAAGCTACGGTGGATGTGGAGGTGTCAG CCACAGGCTCGGTCCCTCAGCTCTCCCTGGAGGCTTACGAGGACGGAGGCATCCGGGTGGTGTGTCGATCGGCCGGCTGGTACCCACAACCGGAGGTGCTGTGGAAAGATCCTGAGGGACAGCATCTGCCCTCAGTGTCCCAGAGATACTCCTCTGATGACAGGGGCTTGTTTGACATTGAAGATGTCATCGTTGTGACTGATGGGAACAGAGATGGGAACTGGTCCTGCGTGGTCAGGAACAGCCGCCTTAACCAGGAGCAGGAGACATCCCTGCACATCTCAG CTCCCTTTTTCTACAATGCTCATCCCTGGATGGTTGGTGTGGGTGCATTCCTCGTGCTTTCATTTGTGTTCCTTGGCCTCGGTGCTtatctgtggagaaggaaag tgctgcagtccCGAGAGCTGG AGTAA